The stretch of DNA AAAAGCATATAACCAAAAAGTATTGGTTTTAGAAAAACATTGGACGCTCGGAGGGCTAACTCATGAATTTGAACGAGAAGGAAACTATAGTTGGGATGTAGGAGTTCATTATTTAGGAGCAATGGAAGCAGGTGAATTGCCCTATGATATTTTTGATTATATCAGTGATGGACAATTAAAATGGGATAAGATAAATGATCCTTATGATATTTTTTGGTATCCAGATCTAAAATTTGGGGCTGTTTCTGGTGCAAAAAACCTCAAGGCGGATCTAATCAAACAATTTCCTGAAGAACAGAAGGCCATTAATCAGTATTTTAAAGACATCCAGAAAGCTGTCAATTGGGGTAGGGATCGATTTTTGTCGATTTCATTGCCTAAACCCGTGGCTAGCATTCCTAAATTTTTGGCAAAACGAAAAGAAGACTTTTTTCTACAATCTGCCCAAAGTTATTTTGACAGTCATTTTAAAAACAACCAATTAAAGTCTTTGCTACTTTCTCAATGGGGCGACTATGGGATTGCTCCCTCCAAAGCTGTATTTTGGGTACATGCTTCTGTTGTTGCTCATTATATGGAAGGTGCTTATTACCCTAAAGGAGGAGCTAAAAAAATTGCTGAAACTATTGTTCCTGTTATCAAACGCTCAGGAGGAGAATGCCTAACCAATTGTGAAGTAGGCGAAATTATTATTGAAGACAACAAAGCTGTTGGGGTCAGATATCGCCAACGCAAAGGAAAAAGATGGGTTCATCGAACGGTCTATGCTTCAAATATAATATCTAATGTTGGTGCTAAAAATACATTTCAAAGCTTATTGAGGGCTCCCATTCACCCCGAAATAAACCAATTAAAAGGGGAAGCCACTGCTATCACGATCTATTTAGGACTAAAAGAAAACCCCGCCTCTAAATTCAATGTCAATGGAGGTAATTTTTGGTTTTTTGAAGATTATAACCACAATAAAATGGCAACCAACCAAGAATTAATAAACGGCAATATTGATATGTGCTTTTTATCTTTTCCCTCTCTAAAAGATCGTTCCAAAACGGCTCATACCGCAGAAATTGTTGCCTTTGCTCCCTATGAGGCATTCCAAGCGTGGAGCGATACCAGCTGGCAAAATAGAGGAGAAAGTTATCAAACGCTAAAAAACAAAATTGCCACAGCGTTTTTAGCCTACATTGATAAAAAGTTGGAAGGTTTTTCAGATATGGTTTCATTTGTGGAGGTCTCTACGCCCCTATCTTTAGAACAATTTACCAATCGGAAAGGAGGCGCAATGTACGGCTTGCCCTGTACCAAAGAACGTTTTCAAATGGAATGCTTACAGCCTAGAACTTCTATTAAGAACTTGTATTTATCGGGAGGAGATGTTTTTATGTTGGGTGTCTGTGGTGCTTTGCTAGGAGGTTTAGCCAGTGCCTCATTGGTAGGGAGTAAATTTGGAATTGCTAGCTTATTTCCTAAAATAATGATGGAATTAAAAAAGCAGCGAGGAGCAAACCATAAAGAAGGGGCTACGACTAAGAAGGGAATTCCTAAACTTGAAACAAGTTATTAAATTAAGTAAAATTAATTGAAGCATTAAAAAGGTAGCTCTTTTTAATGCTTCAATTTCAATATTTTAAGCCTTAAAAGCGATTTAAATCACTCCTTTTGCCGCCAAATAACGTTCTGCATCTAGGGCTGCCATACAACCCGTCCCAGCAGCAGTAACCGCTTGACGATAATCTTTGTCTTGTGCATCTCCACTAGCAAAAACACCATCAACATTAGTATGTGTGCTACCAGATTTGGTAATTAAATATCCTGTTTTGTCCATATCCAACCAACCATCAAAAATTTTGGTATTAGGAACGTGACCAATGGCAACAAAAAAGCCCCATAAGCTAATTTCAGTTTTTTCATTGGTTTTGTTATTGATCACACGTACACCTGTAACCCCTTCATCGTCTCCTAAAATCTCATCTACCTCTGTATTCCAATGCACTTCAATTTTATCATTATTCAAAACACGCTCTTGCATAATTTTGGAAGCACGCAGTTCATCTCTACGAACAAACATATGTACCTTTGGGCACAACTTCGATAAATAAGTAGCCTCTTCACAAGCACTATCGCCACCACCAACAATACACACCTCTTTTCCTCTATAGAAAAAACCATCGCAAACAGCACAAGCAGAAACGCCCTTATTCATGAATTTTTTTTCAGATTCTAAGCCCAAGTATCTAGCCGAAGCTCCTGTAGCAATAATCACAGAGTTGGCATGAATCTCTTCCCCTCCATCTGTCCATAATTTATGTACAGGTCCTGAAAAATCTACTTTCTCAATCATAACCCCCACATTAACTTCTGTATCAAAACGAAGTGCTTGCTGTTTCAGATCTTCCATCATCTCAGGTCCCATAATTCCTTTGGGATAGCCAGGGAAGTTTTCTACATCATTGGTAATCATTAACTGTCCCCCAGGTTCTTTTCCTGTAAACAAAACTGGTTTCATATTTGCTCTCGCAGCGTAAATTGCAGCAGTATAACCAGCAGGTCCTGAGCCAATAATGACACATGTTTCTTGTCTAGCCATTTTTTTTAATTGATTTTTATTTTTGTAATAATAGTTCTGATTTTGTTCTTCAAACTTCCTAAGTAAAAAATAAGGAACAAAAAAGTAGTTCATTCTGTTCACACAATGCCATCTTCCTAAAAGTAGATTGATAACAAACAACGGTTGAACTTTTATGCAAAACGATAATTTATTTTATACACTTATTGCGTTTACAAACTTAACAAAATATGAGAAGCTTATCGCATAATCAAATTAATAGTCCCTTTACATTTTTTTGTAGACTGTTCTATTCCAATCTAGCCCCTCAATTGATCCACTATAGAATAATCACCGATGCATAAATCGTATTGAATGGGTTTGTTGATATCAATCCACGCTAGTTGTAAATGTTCTAATAAGGTAATTTCTCCTCCTATGATGGTGCAAAAAAACGGAATCAGTTCAATGATGACATTGGATTCTTCTCGTTCAATAGGAATCAAACGCTCTCCTACCGCTACTTCTATATCCAATTCTTCCTTTAACTCTCTAGCCATACATTCGGACTCTGTCTCCCCTGGGTCAACTTTGCCGCCAGGAAATTCCCACTTAAAAGCATGGCTAGTTCCCCCAGCACGCTGCACAATTAAAAACTTTCCTGCTTGTTTAATGACTCCACAAGTTACTCGCATTCTCTGCTTCATTTTCTTCCATTTTACCAAGGACAATAATAATCACCTCTTCAATATAGTAAGATTCTGAATAGATTATGCTAGTCTCATAAAAATAACTATTTTTGTGATCTTAAAATCAGGCATCATCAGAATCACCCAAAGCGTATCCTTTTATAATCAAAATGAAGAAAATACATATTATCCGACTATTGGCATCTATTGTTTTAATTGCTTACACCATTAGCTGTTCGTGGGGAAGCGATGCCCCTACCATAACCGAAGATTATCAAACAATAGATTCGACCTTTATTGACACCCTTGTTGTCCCCAAGGAAGATAGTATTTCCATTGTTGCCGTAGGAGATATTATGATGGGAACCAATTATCCCACAACAAAAACACTCCCTCCTAAAGACGGAAAAACATTATTCAAAGGAGTACAACAATATCTAGCTCCTTTTGATCTTACATTTGGTAACTTAGAAGGCGTAATTGGTAGAGGTGGCGTACCAAAGTCTTGCAATCAACCCAAATATTGTTATACGTTTAGAATGCCATCACATTATACCAATCATCTAAAAAATGCAGGGTTTGATTTTGTCAGTATTGCCAATAATCACGCAAACGACTTTGGTGCTGGAGGAAGAAAAGCCAGTGCTGCGGTATTGGACACTTCTGGGCTTTTTTATGCAGGGTCAATAGACAAACCTTATACTATTTTTGAAAAAGACAGCATCAAATATGGCTTTTTGGCAGCAGCTCCTAATAGTGGTTGTTTTAGTATGAAAAATTATAAAGAAGCTGCTAAAATTGTTCGTCGATTAGATAGTCTTTGTGATATTGTTATTGTTTCTTTCCATGCAGGCGCAGAAGGTGCAAGTGCAATACATACCCCTAGAAAAGATGAAGTGTTTTTAGGCTATAATCGTGGCAATGTCTATAAATTTGCACACGATTGTATTGATGCAGGGGCAGATATTTTGTTAGGGCATGGCCCCCATGTAACACGTGCGGTTGAATTGTATAAAGAACGTTTCATTGCTTATAGTATGGGGAACTTTTGTACCTATGAGAAATTTAGTTTAAAAGGACCTAAAGGGGTTGGTCCGATCATTCAATTGCAAGTCAACAAAGAAGGAAAATTCCTCGCAGGAAAAGTCATTCCAACCAAACAATTGGGAGAGGGAATTCCTGTTTATGACGAAGAAAAACAAGCCTTGCAACAGTTGATTGATTTATCCTTAGAAGATTTTAAAGAATCGCCTCTCGTTATTCACCCCGAAACGGGAAACATGACTTATCAACCACCTAATTCAACCACTGTAGATAGCACTAGTAGTCCAAATCCAGATAGTACACAGCAAAACAACAAAGAAAAATAAGAAACAAGTATTGTATCAGCCTGTATGGTCTAATCTTGTCTACTGAAAAGAGACCTCTTTAAAATAAAATTCCAATTTATTCTGTCCAGTCTGTATCTGAAGTTTTCCTTCAGGAGAAATGCCAGTTATTTTGCCTCGAATTATTTGTTGCGTACTTTCTATTTTATAATTGCGCCATTTCTCATAACCATAGAGCACTTGCAAATAATCTTGATCCAACTGCTGGTATTCTTCCGCTTTTAGTTGCAGGTAACGATGCTCTAGGCATTCACAGAAATGCCCAATTAATTCATAAATATCTTGCGACTGTCCTGTTTCTAGCAACAAGGAAGTTGGATTAGGCAAGTTAGTTGGAAATACTTCTTGGTTAATATTGAGCCCTACGCCAATTATGGTATTAGCCAACAGCGTCCCTTTTAATTTGTTTTCGATTAAAATCCCCCCTATCTTTTTGTCCTTAATGTAAATATCATTAGGCCACTTAACCGATAATTGATCCAAAGGGAAAACATAAGCACTCAATAAATCGTAAATAGCTAAAGCGGCTACTTGATTTAACTTAAATTGTGATTGGAGCGCTAAAAATTTGGGATATAAAATGACCGATACAATAATGTTCTTTCCAGTCGCACTTTCCCATTTGCTGCCAATCTGTCCTCTTCCAGCATACTGATGATCGGTATAAATGACAGTTCCATCAATTGGAGTGCTTTTTGACAATAGATTATTAGCGAAAATATTGGTAGAATCGACACTTGCTACATAATTTGCAACTTTTCCAATAAAAAGGCTGTTAGAAGAGATAAGTTTCATACCTAAGACCAATTATTTTAGTTATTTTTACACAAGGTTCTTTTAGCAAGGTTCCAAAAGTATAATTTTCTTTTGGATTTTTACCTTAGATCCTAAAAATAAAGTCCCTCGATAATTCAGACAGGGCAAAAACAGAAAACTATTATTAACCAAACAACAATACTATTGAGCAACAAAAATATTGCTTTCCAAAAAAATGCACCACATCCAAGTGTATTAAACAATCTTATCATTGATGCTATTCAAGATAATAAAGGAAAAGATATTGCATTATTTGACATGCGCCATCTAGAAGAGGCTAGCAGTGACTTTTTTATCATCTGTAGTGGCAATTCAAAAACACAAATTTCTGGTATTATCAAAAATATAGAACAACGTGTTTATGAAACGCTAAATATTCGTCCTAACCATTCTGAAGGTCAACAAGCGAATTGGATGTTAGTCGATTACTTTTCTGTAATTGTACACATCTTTTCTCGTGAGAAAAGAGCCTTTTACAATTTAGATGATTTGTGGAGCGATGCAAAAATTACTAAATACGATGACAAAGATTAAGAGCACATTTAGTAAATAAAAAGAACTTTAATTGTTTATTAAGTCAAAGTTTCTTTTTCTGACAGTTTTAATGCAACTTTTTAGCTTTTTTTTAGTTTTAAATAAGACGAATAGACAAATTTATAGATATCAATTAATATGGAACAAAAAAATTCACCTAGTAATAAACCAAAGTTTAATGCATATTGGTTCTATGCTATTATAGCGGTGATACTTATCTCTCTCAATCTGTTTAATTTAACAGGCTCTGTACCTGACATAACGATGTCCAAACTAACCGAACTTATCAAAAAAGGGGATGTTGGTAAAATCGTTGTGATTAGTACTGGAGAGCAGAGCAAGTATGCCGAAATTTATATTGACAAAGACAAGCTTTCAGACAAAGCTTATGAAGACGTAGCAAAATCAACAATTGGCACTGGCAACCCTGGCCCTCATTACAAACATACGATTGTTGTTGTTGAAAATTTTATAGAAAAAGTAGATAAAGCTAAAGCTGAATTTTTGGCAGCAAATCCAGATGCTGAAGATATTCCAATTACAGCAGATACCAAAGGAACACTTACTGGTATTATCATGTGGTTGTTTCCTTTCATTTTACTAATTGCTATTTGGGTATTTTTCATGCGTCGTGTTGGCGGCGGTGGCGGTGGTGCTGGCGGTCAAATCTTTAACATTGGACGTTCTAAGGCAACGCTATTTGATAAAGACACTAAAGTTAACGTTACCTTTAAGGATGTTGCTGGTCTTGATGAAGCAAAAGAGGAAGTAATGGAGGTCGTTGATTTCTTACGTTCGCCCAAAAAATATACCGTTTTAGGGGGTAAAATTCCTAAGGGAGTTTTGTTAGTAGGCCCTCCTGGTACAGGTAAAACCTTACTGGCTAAAGCTGTAGCAGGTGAAGCGGATGTTCCTTTCTTTAGTATTTCGGGTTCAGATTTTGTCGAAATGTTTGTTGGAGTTGGTGCATCTAGAGTTCGTGACTTGTTCCGTCAAGCTAGAGAAAAAGCTCCTTGTATTATTTTTATTGATGAAATTGATGCCATTGGTCGTGCTAGAGGTAGAAATTCTATGCAAGGGAATGATGAGCGTGAAAACACCTTAAATCAGCTTTTGGTAGAAATGGATGGTTTTAGCACTGACAAAGGAGTAATCCTTGTTGCTGCGACCAACCGCCCTGATATTTTAGATACAGCGTTGTTGCGTCCTGGTCGTTTTGATCGTCAAATCGGAATTGGCAAACCAGACTTAGTTGGACGAGAACAAATTTTTAAAGTGCATCTAAAACCGATCAAAATCAGTGATAATGTAGATGCCAAAACATTGGCGATGCAAACACCTGGTTTTGCTGGTGCTGAGATCTCTAATATTTGTAATGAAGCGGCTCTTATTGCTGCTAGATACAATAAAACAGAAGTTGAAATGGAAGATTTCAACAAAGCTATTGATCGAGTTATAGGTGGTCTTGAAAAGAAAAATAAATTGATTTCTCCTGAAGAGAAACGAGTGATTGCTTACCATGAAGCTGGTCATGCTATTAGTGGCTGGTTCTTAGAACATGCGCATCCTTTGGTTAAAGTAACCATTGTTCCAAGAGGCTTAACTGCTTTGGGATATGCTCAGTACTTGCCTAAAGAAAAGCATATTGTTCCCAAACAACATCTGTTGGATCAAATGTGTGGCTTGTTGGCTGGACGTGCTGCGGAAGATATTGTCTTTGGACAAGTCTCAACAGGGGCTCAAAACGATTTGGATCGTGTAACACAACACGCTTACAACTTGATTATGATTTATGGTATGAACGAAAAGGTTGGCAATGTTTCTTATTATGAAATGATGAAAAACAACCAATTTGCTAAGCCTTACTCTGAAGCAACCGCTCAGTTGATCGATCAAGAAATTCGAAAAATTATTGACGAGCAGTATGCTAGAGCACTTCAGTTGCTAAAAGAAAAACGCAATGAGTTGGAATTACTCGCCAATGAGTTATTAAACAAAGAAGTGTTGCTCAAAGCTGATGTAGAGCATCTTATCGGAAAGCGTTTATTTGACGACATTCCAGATGAAAAAAACGGCGAAAAAGCAGTTGGTGAAAACAATGGCGTTGACACCTTATTGGATAAAGATGATCTTCCTGACGAGATCCACTAATGTTAAATATTAGTAAAAAAAAAGTTCGAACTATGTTAGTTCGAACTTTTTTTTTGTTTTAAAAAATCAAAAAATGTATCTTGCACAGTTCATTTAACCCTCCTTCCCCATCTAACTAGCTAAAAATAGATAGCACAATTGCTATCCGTCTGCTTCTACGCATCAAACCTTATCACTTTTATTGTATTTTCATCCCTAGAACTCAAGTAGTGAATGCAGGATTTTTTTACTATAAAATATGCCCCTTTATTATTATTTAAAGCCAGATAACAGAGCATGAATTCCGCTAAAAACAATATACTGAAACGACTGCAAAATGTCAATAGTCCTCTAAAAGCTCAGCCTGCAACCATCGATAAGATGGATGCGTTTTATCCTGAAGCAACCGATGAATTGGATATCTTATTTGCCCAAGCTTTCCAAAAGAATGGAGGAAAATTCATTTACTGTGAATCGCAAAAGGAATTAATGGAAAACCTTCATCTCCTAGCCAAACAAAGAAATTGGTCTAACCTATATTGTTGGAATCAGGCACTACAACAAATTTTTGAGCGACACAATTTTGCCTACTGCACGACTAGAGACAATTTGATTAATTCTGATGCTGGCATTACTACTTGTGAGGCATTGATCGCTCGAACAGGATCTATTTTATTGAGTAGCAATTCTGAATCAGGTCGCAGCCTTTCTATCGTCCCCCCCGTTCATATCGTTATTGCAACTCCCAATCAAGTTGTTTATAATTTGAAAGAAGTATTGAGTTTACAAACAGCTCGAGCAGACCAATGGCCTTCTATGTTATGCTTTACCTCAACCAATAGCCGTACTGCCGATATTGAAAAAACACTAGTTAATGGTGCTCATGGTCCCAAAGAAATTTTTGTATTCATGTTAGATATATAATAATCCTTTTTTTCAACCAAGAAACAATCATTAAAGAACAAAAGATCAATTAATAATGAAATTTCATTCCTAATAATATTTCATAAGATGATCTAATTACCTCATCCCCCTTTATAATAACAATCAATGAGACTTTTTATTTTTCTTAGTATTTTATCGTTCTGTAGCCTTGGCTTACAGGCAACCACCCCTAGTATTTCTGAAATTAAACAGCAACCTATAAAAATAGTCATTCAAGAAGCTGAAAAATTATACAACAATGCCATTTATGAAGAAGCCTATTATTATTATCAGGCATTGAGTGAAATGAAAAAAAAGCCTAGTGCCCAAGATTTATATCGCTTAGGAAAAACAGCACTCATTGCTAAAAAATACGATATATGTCAAGAGACTCTAGCCCCTCTCCTCTCCAAATCAAAACGATTTCCATTAATTCATTACGAATATGCCTCTGCGCTCAAGTATACAGGACAATATGTTTTAGCTAGCCAACATTTCCAATCTTATCTAAATGCCAATCAAAACGAACAGAACAACGATTATATAAAATTGGCACAAATGCATCTGAATATCTGTCAAAAAGCCTTAAAAGAACAAGAAAATACCTCCGCTTGGTTTTTTGATGCTTTAGCAAAAGAACAGACAGAAGAAGAAACAACATATAGAGCCTTGACACAAGCAAGTAAGTACAAAATTAGTTTAATTGAATGCCAAACTAGCAAAGGTACTTGCATCAAAAAAGTGTATCCTGATAATACCATTGAACCTCTTCAAAATTCAGTTGGTAATCCCATTTTTAATAGTTGCGCTCCACATATAGCCCCCGATGGTGAAACGGTCTATTTTGCACAACAAGAAATGGGAAAAACAGAATATCAAATTTTTACAGGAAAAATGACTTCTAATGGAGAAATTGAAGACATCAAAAAATTGGGTTCAGGGGTTAACCGAGCTGGTTTCTCAAGTACTCATCCTACCATTGGACTAACGAGTAAGGGGCAACAGATTTTGTACTTTGCCTCTACACTCCCTGGCAGTAAAGGAGGGTATGACATTTGGTATGCGGTCAAAACGTTAGATGGTCAATTTACAATGGCTTACAACCTCGGAACTCGTGTCAATGGCGAAGGAGATGACATTACTCCTTTTTATTACCAAAATGATGGAGAGCTTTATTTTAGCTCTGAAAAACCTAGGGGCTATGGTGGCTTAGATGTTTATAAAATGACTGGAGAGAAAAAACGCTGGCTGCAAGCAACTGCACAGCATTTAGAAAGCCCTGTTAACTCAACAGCCAATGATTTTCATTTCAAAAAAACAGCACAGGGAAAAGGGCATTTTTCTAGCGATCGAAATGGAAAGAAAGAAGCAATCATCAAATACAAAAAAAATATTGGTGCTTAAATAATAGATGTTATTATCGTAGAATTGATGGGATCAAATGCAACAATGACCAACTATTTGCGTATACTATCTTGCAAAATTCATTTATTTGATTACACAGATTAACTCAACGTGAATTTATATTATTTTTGGTTCTTTGACAAATTGTGTGGTATCGTAAA from Aureispira anguillae encodes:
- the trxB gene encoding thioredoxin-disulfide reductase; amino-acid sequence: MARQETCVIIGSGPAGYTAAIYAARANMKPVLFTGKEPGGQLMITNDVENFPGYPKGIMGPEMMEDLKQQALRFDTEVNVGVMIEKVDFSGPVHKLWTDGGEEIHANSVIIATGASARYLGLESEKKFMNKGVSACAVCDGFFYRGKEVCIVGGGDSACEEATYLSKLCPKVHMFVRRDELRASKIMQERVLNNDKIEVHWNTEVDEILGDDEGVTGVRVINNKTNEKTEISLWGFFVAIGHVPNTKIFDGWLDMDKTGYLITKSGSTHTNVDGVFASGDAQDKDYRQAVTAAGTGCMAALDAERYLAAKGVI
- a CDS encoding biotin--[acetyl-CoA-carboxylase] ligase, producing MKLISSNSLFIGKVANYVASVDSTNIFANNLLSKSTPIDGTVIYTDHQYAGRGQIGSKWESATGKNIIVSVILYPKFLALQSQFKLNQVAALAIYDLLSAYVFPLDQLSVKWPNDIYIKDKKIGGILIENKLKGTLLANTIIGVGLNINQEVFPTNLPNPTSLLLETGQSQDIYELIGHFCECLEHRYLQLKAEEYQQLDQDYLQVLYGYEKWRNYKIESTQQIIRGKITGISPEGKLQIQTGQNKLEFYFKEVSFQ
- a CDS encoding LutC/YkgG family protein yields the protein MNSAKNNILKRLQNVNSPLKAQPATIDKMDAFYPEATDELDILFAQAFQKNGGKFIYCESQKELMENLHLLAKQRNWSNLYCWNQALQQIFERHNFAYCTTRDNLINSDAGITTCEALIARTGSILLSSNSESGRSLSIVPPVHIVIATPNQVVYNLKEVLSLQTARADQWPSMLCFTSTNSRTADIEKTLVNGAHGPKEIFVFMLDI
- a CDS encoding (deoxy)nucleoside triphosphate pyrophosphohydrolase, encoding MKQRMRVTCGVIKQAGKFLIVQRAGGTSHAFKWEFPGGKVDPGETESECMARELKEELDIEVAVGERLIPIEREESNVIIELIPFFCTIIGGEITLLEHLQLAWIDINKPIQYDLCIGDYSIVDQLRG
- the rsfS gene encoding ribosome silencing factor is translated as MSNKNIAFQKNAPHPSVLNNLIIDAIQDNKGKDIALFDMRHLEEASSDFFIICSGNSKTQISGIIKNIEQRVYETLNIRPNHSEGQQANWMLVDYFSVIVHIFSREKRAFYNLDDLWSDAKITKYDDKD
- a CDS encoding CapA family protein, translated to MKKIHIIRLLASIVLIAYTISCSWGSDAPTITEDYQTIDSTFIDTLVVPKEDSISIVAVGDIMMGTNYPTTKTLPPKDGKTLFKGVQQYLAPFDLTFGNLEGVIGRGGVPKSCNQPKYCYTFRMPSHYTNHLKNAGFDFVSIANNHANDFGAGGRKASAAVLDTSGLFYAGSIDKPYTIFEKDSIKYGFLAAAPNSGCFSMKNYKEAAKIVRRLDSLCDIVIVSFHAGAEGASAIHTPRKDEVFLGYNRGNVYKFAHDCIDAGADILLGHGPHVTRAVELYKERFIAYSMGNFCTYEKFSLKGPKGVGPIIQLQVNKEGKFLAGKVIPTKQLGEGIPVYDEEKQALQQLIDLSLEDFKESPLVIHPETGNMTYQPPNSTTVDSTSSPNPDSTQQNNKEK
- the ftsH gene encoding ATP-dependent zinc metalloprotease FtsH, with the translated sequence MEQKNSPSNKPKFNAYWFYAIIAVILISLNLFNLTGSVPDITMSKLTELIKKGDVGKIVVISTGEQSKYAEIYIDKDKLSDKAYEDVAKSTIGTGNPGPHYKHTIVVVENFIEKVDKAKAEFLAANPDAEDIPITADTKGTLTGIIMWLFPFILLIAIWVFFMRRVGGGGGGAGGQIFNIGRSKATLFDKDTKVNVTFKDVAGLDEAKEEVMEVVDFLRSPKKYTVLGGKIPKGVLLVGPPGTGKTLLAKAVAGEADVPFFSISGSDFVEMFVGVGASRVRDLFRQAREKAPCIIFIDEIDAIGRARGRNSMQGNDERENTLNQLLVEMDGFSTDKGVILVAATNRPDILDTALLRPGRFDRQIGIGKPDLVGREQIFKVHLKPIKISDNVDAKTLAMQTPGFAGAEISNICNEAALIAARYNKTEVEMEDFNKAIDRVIGGLEKKNKLISPEEKRVIAYHEAGHAISGWFLEHAHPLVKVTIVPRGLTALGYAQYLPKEKHIVPKQHLLDQMCGLLAGRAAEDIVFGQVSTGAQNDLDRVTQHAYNLIMIYGMNEKVGNVSYYEMMKNNQFAKPYSEATAQLIDQEIRKIIDEQYARALQLLKEKRNELELLANELLNKEVLLKADVEHLIGKRLFDDIPDEKNGEKAVGENNGVDTLLDKDDLPDEIH
- a CDS encoding phytoene desaturase family protein, with product MKKEYDSIVIGSGIGGLSTAALLSKAYNQKVLVLEKHWTLGGLTHEFEREGNYSWDVGVHYLGAMEAGELPYDIFDYISDGQLKWDKINDPYDIFWYPDLKFGAVSGAKNLKADLIKQFPEEQKAINQYFKDIQKAVNWGRDRFLSISLPKPVASIPKFLAKRKEDFFLQSAQSYFDSHFKNNQLKSLLLSQWGDYGIAPSKAVFWVHASVVAHYMEGAYYPKGGAKKIAETIVPVIKRSGGECLTNCEVGEIIIEDNKAVGVRYRQRKGKRWVHRTVYASNIISNVGAKNTFQSLLRAPIHPEINQLKGEATAITIYLGLKENPASKFNVNGGNFWFFEDYNHNKMATNQELINGNIDMCFLSFPSLKDRSKTAHTAEIVAFAPYEAFQAWSDTSWQNRGESYQTLKNKIATAFLAYIDKKLEGFSDMVSFVEVSTPLSLEQFTNRKGGAMYGLPCTKERFQMECLQPRTSIKNLYLSGGDVFMLGVCGALLGGLASASLVGSKFGIASLFPKIMMELKKQRGANHKEGATTKKGIPKLETSY
- a CDS encoding TolB-like translocation protein, which encodes MRLFIFLSILSFCSLGLQATTPSISEIKQQPIKIVIQEAEKLYNNAIYEEAYYYYQALSEMKKKPSAQDLYRLGKTALIAKKYDICQETLAPLLSKSKRFPLIHYEYASALKYTGQYVLASQHFQSYLNANQNEQNNDYIKLAQMHLNICQKALKEQENTSAWFFDALAKEQTEEETTYRALTQASKYKISLIECQTSKGTCIKKVYPDNTIEPLQNSVGNPIFNSCAPHIAPDGETVYFAQQEMGKTEYQIFTGKMTSNGEIEDIKKLGSGVNRAGFSSTHPTIGLTSKGQQILYFASTLPGSKGGYDIWYAVKTLDGQFTMAYNLGTRVNGEGDDITPFYYQNDGELYFSSEKPRGYGGLDVYKMTGEKKRWLQATAQHLESPVNSTANDFHFKKTAQGKGHFSSDRNGKKEAIIKYKKNIGA